The following proteins come from a genomic window of Pyxidicoccus sp. MSG2:
- a CDS encoding DUF1206 domain-containing protein yields MATGALRGPDLRRVTHAGRQAGRSGVELAARVGYAARAAVYAVIGVLALMLALGQGGRATDPRGAVLEVARQPFGSVLLVLLGLGLLAFAVWRFVQAVLDVEGKGRSGKGLVARAVPAISGVIHASLALFAFNLLRGHASRGGGTKSMTAELMSKPFGQVLVGAVGVGVIGFAVYQFKQVVKGKTLEKLSLTGLAARQRTWVERISKAGVLARAVVFLLVGTFFIQAAVDADPGEAGGLGEALGTLAAQPFGPWLLGLVALGLVAYAVYQLLEARYRRIATP; encoded by the coding sequence ATGGCGACGGGAGCACTGCGAGGACCCGACCTGCGACGCGTGACGCACGCGGGGCGGCAGGCCGGCAGGAGCGGCGTGGAGCTGGCGGCCCGGGTGGGCTACGCCGCCCGCGCGGCCGTCTACGCGGTGATTGGTGTGCTGGCGCTGATGCTGGCCCTGGGGCAAGGCGGCCGCGCAACGGACCCGCGCGGCGCGGTGCTGGAGGTGGCGCGTCAGCCCTTCGGCTCGGTGCTGCTCGTCCTGCTCGGCCTGGGCCTGCTGGCCTTCGCCGTCTGGCGCTTCGTGCAGGCGGTGCTGGACGTGGAGGGCAAGGGCCGCTCCGGCAAGGGGCTCGTCGCGCGCGCCGTGCCGGCCATCAGCGGGGTGATTCACGCCAGCCTCGCGCTGTTCGCCTTCAACCTGCTGCGCGGCCATGCCAGCCGGGGCGGGGGTACGAAGAGCATGACGGCGGAGCTGATGTCGAAGCCCTTCGGCCAGGTGCTCGTGGGCGCGGTGGGCGTGGGGGTGATTGGCTTCGCCGTGTACCAGTTCAAGCAGGTGGTGAAGGGGAAGACGCTGGAGAAGCTGAGCCTGACGGGCCTGGCCGCGCGCCAGCGCACGTGGGTGGAGCGCATCAGCAAGGCCGGCGTGCTGGCCCGCGCGGTGGTGTTCCTGCTGGTGGGCACCTTCTTCATCCAGGCCGCCGTGGACGCGGACCCGGGCGAGGCGGGCGGCCTCGGTGAGGCGCTGGGCACGCTGGCGGCGCAGCCGTTCGGCCCGTGGCTGCTGGGCCTGGTGGCGCTCGGGCTGGTGGCCTACGCCGTCTACCAGCTCCTGGAGGCGCGCTACCGCCGCATCGCCACTCCGTGA
- a CDS encoding OsmC family protein, translating into MSGHEHRYKVALKWTGNTGAGTASYRGYERAHELSVEGKPVIPGSSDPTFRGDPKRWNPEELLVASLSACHKLWYLHLCATAGVVVMDYVDAAEGLMSEDADGGGRFTGVVLRPRVTLAAGSDREKAHALHHEAHAKCFIANSVNFPVTHEPTTLLASTRA; encoded by the coding sequence ATGTCGGGACACGAGCACCGCTACAAGGTGGCGTTGAAGTGGACGGGCAACACGGGCGCGGGGACCGCGAGCTACCGCGGCTACGAGCGCGCCCATGAGCTGAGCGTGGAGGGCAAGCCCGTGATTCCGGGCTCGTCCGACCCGACCTTCCGTGGAGACCCGAAGCGGTGGAACCCGGAGGAGCTGCTCGTGGCCTCGCTGTCGGCCTGTCACAAGCTCTGGTACCTGCACCTGTGCGCCACCGCCGGCGTGGTGGTGATGGACTACGTGGACGCGGCCGAGGGCCTCATGTCCGAGGACGCGGATGGCGGTGGCCGCTTCACCGGCGTGGTGCTGCGCCCGCGCGTCACGCTCGCCGCGGGCTCCGACCGGGAGAAGGCCCACGCGCTCCACCACGAAGCGCATGCGAAGTGCTTCATCGCCAACTCGGTCAACTTCCCCGTCACGCACGAGCCCACCACGCTCCTCGCGTCAACGCGCGCGTAG
- a CDS encoding winged helix-turn-helix domain-containing protein, with the protein MHTSSRQGLGPPAVFVGRAEEVQRLGGMLRRVRTGVVYGLPGVGKSALAAAVAARYRGPVVHRRVRPGDTLDTVVDDVRRLLSDAPVAQALSDASRLEDLALALEARRALCVLDDLHGLKPAERAALVEEVGGRLRQGALLVTSRESVPRRAASPDRFELRLDGLAESSARALWEQLDSLYGMREGFDAAWARSRGVPFLLRRAHAGDAGDEEPVRAALAALPGDERRLAAVLALSEVPLPPGALQDVLPGGEPDGPGEALRRLGARLLVETDAQGRHGLHDLVREALTSLLTPDEARAAHESLLALLEREPLPAVVRVRAVCRHLQALGRREARAAFIVEQAESLVRLGAAAELLSLLDSLPPELRTADVRLARARALVRLLDLRHALAGLLELRASLEDAPSEEGDALREDVGTVLVRVALFSLEVDTCERTLGSMPMPRQPEVFLQQLLAWAALRFFQGRLDESLEMLDSAAAASEDRRVLGWCAYARVLMLWIEGRDSELAEPLAQCVSLLEGAPLDSRGPMVTALSAGILSRLGRITEAEAALAKARERLGRLGAPRLALELDCIAAWCRADRGERRAALAALRETEARAEHAGYLFIRHLSRLGAGRMLLELGRRAEGLALLDLVESDALARGANGLARAAEVARAADVTRQVALPAAVEPREVRPGVAARQRALAALHAAMQGDSVRVTGLLASLDPLARGEDFALERALGHLSRALLHQRAERTLDAQAALEAAAREASAGEVDPELIPELARALAPRSAIAAGDAPPGVAEAVVVDARQHELRASGRTVSLAKRVLPRRLLYALARQPGRTLPKEACVRAMWDADYDPRLHDNSLRVHVSFVRELLEGTGARVVFEDPGYRLDASEGFAFISDEP; encoded by the coding sequence ATGCACACGTCGTCTCGTCAGGGGCTCGGGCCCCCCGCTGTCTTCGTGGGCCGTGCCGAGGAGGTGCAACGCCTCGGAGGCATGCTGCGGCGCGTGCGGACCGGCGTCGTCTACGGCCTGCCCGGCGTGGGCAAGTCCGCGCTGGCGGCGGCGGTGGCGGCGCGCTACCGGGGCCCCGTCGTGCACCGGCGCGTGCGTCCCGGCGACACGTTGGACACCGTGGTGGACGACGTGCGCCGCCTGCTGAGCGACGCGCCCGTGGCCCAGGCGCTGTCGGATGCCTCGCGCCTGGAGGACCTGGCCCTGGCGCTGGAGGCGCGCCGCGCGCTGTGCGTGCTGGACGATTTGCACGGGCTGAAGCCGGCGGAGCGCGCCGCGCTGGTGGAGGAGGTGGGCGGCCGCCTGCGGCAGGGGGCGCTGCTGGTCACCTCGCGCGAGTCCGTGCCCCGGCGCGCCGCCAGCCCGGACCGCTTCGAGCTGCGCCTGGACGGCCTGGCCGAGTCCTCGGCCCGCGCCCTGTGGGAGCAGCTCGACTCGCTGTACGGCATGCGCGAGGGCTTCGACGCCGCGTGGGCCCGCTCGCGAGGCGTGCCCTTCCTGCTGCGCCGCGCCCATGCCGGTGACGCGGGGGACGAGGAGCCGGTGCGCGCGGCGCTGGCGGCGCTGCCCGGGGACGAGCGGCGGCTGGCCGCGGTGCTGGCGCTCAGCGAGGTGCCGCTGCCGCCCGGCGCGCTCCAGGACGTGCTGCCCGGCGGAGAGCCAGACGGGCCCGGCGAGGCGCTGCGGCGGCTGGGCGCGAGGCTGCTGGTGGAGACGGACGCACAGGGGCGGCACGGCCTGCACGACCTGGTGCGCGAGGCCCTCACCTCGCTGCTCACCCCGGACGAGGCGCGTGCCGCGCACGAGTCGCTGCTGGCGCTGCTCGAGCGCGAGCCGCTGCCCGCCGTGGTGCGCGTGCGCGCGGTGTGCCGTCACCTCCAGGCCCTCGGCCGTCGCGAGGCGCGCGCGGCCTTCATCGTCGAGCAGGCGGAAAGCCTGGTGCGCCTGGGCGCCGCCGCGGAGCTGCTCTCGCTGCTGGACTCGCTGCCCCCGGAGCTGCGCACCGCCGACGTGCGGCTGGCCCGGGCGCGGGCGCTGGTGCGACTGCTGGATTTGCGCCACGCCCTGGCCGGGTTGCTGGAGCTGCGCGCCTCCCTGGAGGATGCGCCTTCGGAGGAAGGGGACGCGCTGCGCGAGGACGTGGGCACGGTGCTGGTGCGCGTGGCGCTCTTCTCGCTGGAGGTGGACACCTGTGAGCGGACGCTCGGGTCCATGCCCATGCCGCGCCAGCCGGAGGTGTTCCTCCAGCAGCTCCTCGCGTGGGCGGCGCTGCGCTTCTTCCAGGGCCGGCTGGACGAGTCGCTGGAGATGCTGGACTCCGCCGCGGCCGCGTCGGAGGACCGGCGCGTGCTGGGCTGGTGCGCGTACGCGCGCGTGCTGATGCTCTGGATCGAGGGCCGTGACAGCGAGCTGGCGGAGCCGCTGGCGCAGTGCGTGTCGCTGCTGGAGGGCGCGCCGCTCGACTCGCGCGGGCCGATGGTGACGGCCCTGTCCGCGGGCATCCTCAGCCGGCTGGGCCGGATTACGGAGGCAGAGGCCGCGCTGGCGAAGGCGCGCGAGCGGCTGGGCCGGCTGGGCGCGCCCCGGCTGGCGCTGGAGCTGGACTGCATCGCCGCGTGGTGCCGGGCGGACCGCGGCGAGCGGCGTGCCGCGCTCGCCGCGCTGCGGGAGACGGAGGCCCGCGCCGAGCACGCGGGCTACCTCTTCATCCGTCACCTCTCGCGCCTCGGCGCCGGGCGCATGCTGCTGGAGCTGGGCCGGCGCGCGGAGGGGCTGGCGCTGCTGGACCTGGTGGAGTCCGACGCCCTCGCCCGGGGCGCGAACGGGCTGGCCCGGGCCGCGGAGGTGGCGCGCGCCGCGGACGTCACCCGGCAGGTGGCGCTCCCCGCCGCCGTGGAGCCGCGCGAGGTGCGCCCGGGAGTGGCCGCCCGCCAGCGCGCCCTCGCGGCCCTCCATGCCGCCATGCAGGGGGACAGCGTGCGCGTCACCGGGCTGCTCGCGTCGCTGGACCCGCTGGCGCGCGGCGAGGACTTCGCGCTGGAGCGCGCGCTGGGCCACCTGTCGCGAGCCCTGCTCCATCAGCGGGCGGAGCGGACCCTGGACGCGCAGGCCGCGCTCGAGGCCGCCGCGCGCGAGGCCTCGGCGGGCGAGGTGGACCCGGAGCTGATTCCGGAGCTGGCCCGCGCGCTGGCCCCACGGAGCGCGATTGCGGCGGGCGATGCGCCGCCCGGAGTCGCGGAGGCGGTGGTGGTGGACGCGCGCCAGCACGAGCTGCGCGCCTCGGGGCGCACCGTCTCCCTGGCGAAGCGGGTGCTGCCGCGCCGGCTGCTGTACGCGCTGGCCCGGCAGCCGGGGCGCACGCTGCCGAAGGAGGCGTGTGTGCGCGCCATGTGGGACGCGGACTATGACCCGCGCCTGCACGACAACTCCCTGCGCGTGCACGTGAGCTTCGTGCGCGAGCTGCTCGAGGGCACCGGCGCGCGCGTGGTGTTCGAGGACCCCGGCTACCGGCTCGACGCGTCGGAGGGATTTGCCTTCATCAGTGACGAGCCCTGA
- a CDS encoding PAS domain-containing sensor histidine kinase, producing the protein MGPVPPLSVKSQERRSTERAPLPAAAADEAGLSPEARLCVLQEMMEEAFISLDAHGCIRELNGRAAALLGQPAEQLRGQEPWGAWPELAGTVLHERLMTALTTREGGRFLAELPSRMWLEVTVRAVGDETWVLAADITRRQQAETEVARTEERFRQMGERFQVALESAQMAVWETNLATGHVFRSEGHDRLYGYPEPLPEWTHERFLASIHPEDRPEVESQVAALFSSSMDAYASTFRTRWPDGSWHWLISRAKALRDAAGHVVVVRGAILDVTALKEAETALQEAVRTRDDFLSLASHELRTPLTSLRLQLQMLRRMAETVPGEPLAAPKVVAKLDTTERQLRRLGALVDNLLDVSRIQTGKLDFQFTEGDLAAAVSDLVARFADEARQAGVTLSAQVDGPARGRFDRLRMEQVVSNLLANALRYGAGSPVRLTLTCEEGTVRLVVRDYGPGVAEKDRERIFERFAQNPNAVHKGGLGLGLYIVRQIVEAHHGRVRVEEAPGGGAAFVVELSL; encoded by the coding sequence ATGGGTCCCGTGCCGCCTCTCTCCGTGAAGTCCCAGGAGCGCCGCTCCACCGAACGTGCGCCCCTGCCCGCGGCTGCCGCCGACGAGGCGGGTCTGTCCCCCGAGGCACGCCTGTGCGTGCTGCAGGAGATGATGGAGGAGGCGTTCATCTCCCTGGACGCCCATGGCTGCATCCGCGAGCTGAACGGCCGCGCCGCCGCGCTGCTGGGCCAACCCGCCGAGCAGTTGCGTGGGCAGGAGCCGTGGGGTGCCTGGCCCGAGCTGGCGGGCACCGTGCTGCACGAGCGGCTGATGACGGCCCTCACCACTCGCGAGGGCGGGCGCTTCCTCGCGGAGCTGCCCTCGCGCATGTGGCTGGAGGTGACGGTCCGCGCCGTGGGCGACGAGACGTGGGTGCTGGCCGCCGACATCACCCGCCGCCAGCAGGCGGAGACCGAGGTGGCTCGCACCGAGGAGCGCTTCCGCCAGATGGGCGAGCGCTTCCAGGTGGCGCTGGAGTCCGCGCAGATGGCCGTCTGGGAGACGAACCTCGCCACCGGCCATGTGTTCCGCTCCGAGGGGCATGACCGGCTCTACGGCTACCCGGAGCCCCTGCCGGAGTGGACCCACGAGCGCTTCCTCGCCTCCATCCACCCGGAGGACCGGCCCGAGGTGGAGTCCCAGGTCGCCGCCCTCTTCTCCAGCAGCATGGATGCCTATGCCTCCACCTTCCGCACCCGGTGGCCGGACGGCTCGTGGCACTGGCTCATCAGCCGCGCGAAGGCGCTGCGCGACGCGGCGGGGCACGTGGTGGTGGTGCGCGGCGCCATCCTCGACGTCACCGCGCTGAAGGAGGCGGAGACGGCGCTGCAGGAGGCGGTGCGCACGCGCGACGACTTCCTGTCCCTGGCCAGCCACGAGCTGCGCACGCCGCTGACCTCGCTGCGCCTGCAGCTCCAGATGCTGCGGCGCATGGCGGAGACCGTGCCGGGGGAGCCGCTCGCCGCGCCGAAAGTCGTGGCGAAGCTGGACACCACCGAGCGCCAGCTCCGCAGGCTGGGCGCGCTGGTGGACAACCTGCTGGACGTCAGCCGCATCCAGACGGGCAAGCTGGACTTCCAGTTCACGGAAGGCGACCTGGCGGCGGCGGTGTCGGACCTCGTGGCGCGCTTCGCGGACGAGGCGCGGCAGGCGGGCGTGACCCTGAGCGCGCAGGTGGACGGGCCGGCGCGGGGTCGCTTCGACCGGCTGCGCATGGAGCAGGTGGTGAGCAACCTGCTCGCCAATGCGCTGCGCTACGGCGCGGGCAGTCCCGTGCGCCTGACGCTGACCTGCGAGGAAGGCACCGTCCGGCTGGTGGTGAGGGATTACGGGCCCGGCGTGGCGGAGAAGGACCGCGAGCGCATCTTCGAGCGCTTCGCACAGAACCCCAACGCCGTGCACAAGGGCGGCCTGGGGCTGGGGCTCTACATCGTCCGGCAGATTGTCGAGGCGCACCACGGACGCGTCCGCGTGGAGGAGGCACCCGGCGGCGGCGCGGCCTTCGTGGTGGAGCTGTCGCTGTAG
- a CDS encoding ATP-binding protein — protein MGDVLRRLTLPPSGTLRALPGHEPSSPAAPPEGTVALVFTDVQGSTRLWERGDASMRAALEVHDEVLRSLLAGTTGYEVKTQGDSFMVAFPSVQEALRWCLEAQEALLRAPWPADLLALPEAAEEQGPRGTLHRGLRVRMGVHVGEPECRMNEQTGRMDYLGRMVNVAARVTSAGHGGQVLVSGGAWAQVAPAVESLGRPAVRPLGAFRLKGIDDAVALVEVLPASLSDRRFGAPRAPRDRQGNVPVAREGLVGRGEELATLKRWLEEGVRLVTVLGPGGMGKTRLATHFGALELESGAWEGGVWLCELAEVQSADALCHAVGQALGVALRRDGDPTGPVERLGRVLDDCGDVLVILDNLEQAVRYVPATLGRWMAMAPRARFVTTSRESLRLPGERLLDLTPLAVPDEGASRLEEISRSDAVRLFVQRAREARSDFELTAEEAPRVADIVRQLDGIALALELAAARMSLLSVSQLRERLSRRFELLRGGRRDASARQATLRGAIDWSWNLLEPAEQTALARCSVFSGGFTLEAAEAVLGLPEDAPAWEVLESLRAKSLLRVLEPEDPGGEPRLGQYESIRQYAAAKLPEVGGAEALAERHADWYLALARGLRARVRSPGGAEALRQLAQERENLLAACDNALRVQPATASSVERALEALVALEPEVVTRGPVSLLLARLDQALAKACTVAASPLLVAEALAARGRVLLESGSLELARNDLESARTALQALGAVAGEKRVLVDLSIVARHEGVVPRAWALVREAQRLPSGEDRWLEAYAVGNLGLVEQARRGAEAAIPHLRAAQALFRDVGDVTFEVGFLTNCAVAIGEAGRTREALALLEEAMTRAASVGDRAGVAVARLNLGCFLLEDGRALDAREHLLAAGRMGRQLGQRLLEGTALGELGRAEAALGSFEEAWARLSEAVSGLGRVSRGQALRFAIHRAAVEAFLGDASAAEASFVVLEGAPELREDPVLRELAALLRGAVDVADARATPEDSERVRQAREAVRRRIERARCSPAEAASSDLRGALRSLEDALDTCHATREPSPPATA, from the coding sequence ATGGGAGATGTCTTGCGAAGGCTGACTCTTCCACCCTCGGGCACGCTGCGAGCCCTGCCCGGGCACGAGCCGTCGTCTCCGGCCGCGCCTCCCGAGGGCACGGTGGCGCTGGTCTTCACCGACGTTCAGGGCTCCACGCGGCTGTGGGAGCGGGGCGACGCGAGCATGCGCGCCGCGCTGGAGGTGCATGACGAAGTGCTGCGCTCGCTGCTCGCGGGCACCACCGGCTACGAGGTGAAGACGCAGGGTGACTCCTTCATGGTGGCGTTCCCCTCGGTGCAGGAGGCGCTGCGCTGGTGCCTGGAGGCGCAGGAGGCGCTGCTGCGCGCTCCCTGGCCGGCGGACCTCCTCGCTCTCCCGGAGGCCGCGGAGGAGCAGGGCCCGCGCGGGACACTGCACCGCGGGCTGCGCGTGCGCATGGGCGTCCACGTGGGCGAGCCCGAGTGCCGTATGAACGAGCAGACGGGACGCATGGACTACCTGGGCCGCATGGTGAACGTGGCGGCGCGGGTGACGTCGGCGGGCCACGGCGGGCAGGTGCTGGTGAGCGGCGGCGCGTGGGCACAGGTGGCGCCGGCGGTGGAGTCGCTGGGCCGGCCCGCGGTGCGCCCGCTGGGGGCGTTCCGCCTGAAGGGCATCGACGACGCGGTGGCGCTGGTGGAGGTGCTGCCGGCGTCGCTGTCGGACCGGCGCTTCGGCGCGCCCCGGGCGCCGCGCGACAGGCAGGGCAACGTGCCCGTGGCGCGCGAGGGGCTGGTGGGCCGGGGCGAGGAGCTGGCGACGCTGAAGCGCTGGCTCGAGGAGGGCGTGCGGCTCGTCACCGTGCTGGGCCCGGGCGGCATGGGCAAGACGCGGCTGGCCACGCACTTCGGCGCGCTGGAATTGGAGTCGGGCGCGTGGGAGGGCGGCGTCTGGCTGTGCGAGCTGGCGGAGGTGCAGTCGGCGGACGCGCTCTGCCACGCCGTGGGCCAGGCGCTGGGCGTGGCGCTGCGGCGCGACGGTGACCCCACCGGGCCGGTGGAGCGGCTGGGCCGCGTGTTGGATGACTGCGGGGACGTGCTGGTCATCCTCGACAACCTGGAGCAGGCGGTGCGGTACGTGCCGGCCACGCTGGGGCGCTGGATGGCGATGGCCCCGCGCGCGCGCTTCGTCACCACCTCGCGCGAGTCGCTGCGCCTGCCCGGAGAGCGCCTGCTGGATTTGACGCCACTGGCGGTGCCGGACGAGGGGGCTTCGCGGCTGGAGGAGATTTCGCGCTCGGACGCGGTGCGCTTGTTCGTGCAGCGGGCGCGCGAGGCGCGGAGCGACTTCGAGCTGACGGCGGAAGAGGCGCCCCGCGTCGCGGACATCGTGCGCCAACTGGACGGCATCGCGCTGGCGCTGGAGCTGGCGGCGGCGCGCATGTCGCTGTTGAGCGTGAGCCAGCTGCGCGAGCGGCTGTCGCGCCGCTTCGAGCTCTTGCGCGGGGGACGGCGGGACGCCAGCGCGCGACAGGCCACGCTGCGAGGCGCCATCGACTGGTCCTGGAACCTGCTGGAGCCCGCCGAGCAGACGGCCCTGGCGCGCTGCTCGGTGTTCAGCGGCGGCTTCACCCTGGAGGCGGCGGAAGCGGTGCTGGGGCTCCCGGAGGATGCGCCGGCGTGGGAGGTGCTCGAGTCGCTGCGCGCCAAGTCGTTGCTGCGGGTGCTGGAGCCGGAGGACCCGGGAGGGGAGCCGCGGCTGGGGCAGTACGAGAGCATCCGCCAGTACGCGGCGGCGAAGTTGCCCGAGGTGGGTGGTGCGGAGGCGCTCGCGGAGCGGCACGCGGACTGGTACCTCGCGCTGGCGCGGGGACTGCGTGCGCGGGTGCGCAGCCCCGGTGGCGCGGAGGCGCTGCGGCAGCTGGCGCAGGAGCGGGAGAACCTGCTTGCCGCCTGTGACAACGCGCTGCGCGTGCAGCCCGCCACCGCAAGCTCGGTGGAGCGCGCGCTGGAGGCGCTGGTGGCGCTGGAGCCGGAGGTCGTCACGCGCGGGCCGGTGAGCCTGTTGCTGGCGCGGCTGGACCAGGCGCTCGCGAAGGCGTGCACCGTCGCGGCCTCGCCGCTGCTGGTGGCCGAGGCGCTGGCGGCGCGCGGCCGGGTGCTGCTGGAGTCGGGAAGCCTGGAGCTGGCGCGCAACGACCTGGAGTCGGCCCGCACGGCGCTGCAGGCGCTGGGGGCGGTGGCGGGGGAGAAGCGCGTGCTGGTGGACCTGTCCATCGTCGCGCGCCACGAGGGCGTGGTGCCGCGCGCCTGGGCGCTGGTGCGCGAAGCGCAGCGCCTGCCGTCGGGAGAGGACCGCTGGCTGGAAGCGTACGCGGTGGGCAACCTGGGGCTGGTGGAGCAGGCGCGCCGTGGCGCGGAGGCGGCCATTCCCCACCTGCGCGCCGCGCAGGCACTGTTCCGCGACGTGGGGGACGTGACGTTCGAGGTGGGCTTCCTCACCAACTGCGCGGTGGCCATCGGCGAGGCGGGGCGCACGCGCGAGGCGCTGGCGCTGCTGGAGGAGGCGATGACCCGCGCGGCCAGCGTGGGAGACCGGGCGGGCGTCGCGGTGGCGCGCCTCAACCTGGGCTGCTTCCTGCTGGAGGATGGCCGGGCGCTGGATGCGCGCGAGCACCTGCTGGCGGCGGGGCGCATGGGCCGGCAGCTGGGCCAGCGGCTCCTGGAGGGCACGGCGCTGGGCGAGCTGGGGCGCGCGGAGGCGGCGCTGGGCTCGTTCGAGGAGGCGTGGGCGCGGCTGTCGGAGGCGGTGTCCGGCCTGGGCCGCGTGTCGCGAGGGCAGGCGCTGCGCTTCGCCATCCACCGGGCCGCGGTGGAGGCCTTCCTGGGGGACGCGTCGGCCGCGGAGGCGAGCTTCGTGGTGCTGGAGGGCGCTCCCGAGCTCCGGGAGGACCCGGTGCTGCGGGAGCTGGCCGCATTGCTGCGGGGCGCGGTGGACGTGGCCGATGCGAGGGCCACACCCGAAGACTCCGAGCGGGTGCGGCAGGCCCGTGAGGCGGTGCGCCGCCGCATCGAGCGGGCACGCTGTTCTCCCGCGGAGGCGGCCTCGTCCGACCTGCGCGGCGCGCTGCGCTCCCTGGAGGACGCACTGGACACATGCCACGCGACGCGGGAGCCGAGCCCGCCCGCCACGGCCTGA
- a CDS encoding MBL fold metallo-hydrolase encodes MARFRVRWGRLLGSLFVVGLLVGGVKLFTAELPPAPPHARAVPDLKALPPVEVCWLELSRSDVWGQLGTAGLTRTGTWKNTASSLLVRHPKGDVLIDAGYSPNVREEVKQRPFLARFFNESALNGARDWSTLTAALQKVGASPGGLKWFIPSHAHLDHLGGMVELREVPVLLPAEELSLIQNWKTRSEVFPEHARAVEGRMTAMAFEPKPYENFDERFDVFGDGAVVVARIPGHTPGSIATFVNLSPERRLVHVGDTVNLVESVERRLPKSTVLQLFTDTDAEAAGGQVARLSQLHELAPELQFLPAHDRDAWEKFFGSPWSCVKAR; translated from the coding sequence ATGGCGAGATTCAGGGTGCGTTGGGGCCGCCTGCTGGGGTCGCTGTTCGTGGTGGGCCTGCTGGTGGGCGGAGTGAAGCTGTTCACCGCGGAGCTGCCTCCCGCGCCGCCGCACGCGCGCGCGGTACCGGACTTGAAGGCGCTGCCGCCGGTGGAGGTGTGCTGGCTGGAGCTGTCGCGGAGCGATGTGTGGGGCCAGCTCGGCACCGCGGGCCTCACGCGCACCGGCACGTGGAAGAACACGGCCTCCTCGCTGCTGGTGCGGCATCCGAAGGGGGACGTGCTCATCGACGCGGGCTACAGTCCGAATGTGCGCGAAGAGGTGAAGCAGCGGCCGTTCCTCGCACGCTTCTTCAACGAGTCGGCCCTCAATGGCGCGCGCGACTGGTCCACGCTGACCGCGGCGCTCCAGAAGGTGGGTGCCTCACCTGGAGGACTGAAGTGGTTCATTCCCTCGCACGCGCACCTGGACCACCTGGGCGGCATGGTGGAGCTGCGCGAGGTGCCGGTGCTGCTGCCCGCGGAGGAGCTGTCGCTCATCCAGAACTGGAAGACGCGCTCGGAGGTCTTCCCCGAGCACGCCCGGGCGGTGGAGGGGCGCATGACGGCCATGGCCTTCGAGCCCAAGCCCTATGAGAATTTCGACGAGCGCTTCGATGTCTTCGGAGACGGCGCGGTGGTGGTGGCGCGGATTCCCGGCCACACGCCCGGCAGCATCGCCACCTTCGTGAACCTCTCGCCCGAGCGGCGCCTGGTCCACGTGGGCGACACCGTCAACCTCGTGGAGTCGGTGGAGCGGCGCCTGCCCAAGAGCACGGTGCTCCAGCTCTTCACGGACACGGACGCGGAGGCCGCGGGAGGGCAGGTGGCCCGGCTCTCCCAGCTCCACGAGTTGGCCCCCGAGCTGCAATTCCTCCCCGCGCATGACCGCGACGCCTGGGAGAAGTTCTTCGGCAGTCCCTGGAGCTGCGTGAAGGCGCGGTAG